A section of the Diabrotica virgifera virgifera chromosome 8, PGI_DIABVI_V3a genome encodes:
- the LOC126889298 gene encoding uncharacterized protein LOC126889298 — MYTDKICVKETDQLKTSIHNLNKFYIESGCLLKDLEQSFKIAYKSIFLIIFVSATVLSILLNGEYCILALNYIFGVRCLLPNNYFIWEATRPISNCNFCLNVTEPIILPNVSRETFLPYNYGSKPVVIKEAFLHWPAMHVFSLEYFQKLYNNIEGSIRSVNEECQFLHFKSDFISVKDVFLMSEERSRNEPTEKSWYVGWGNCHPTILEEMRKHYPKPHFLPEDSEIPSKEYIFMGYDDGATLHLDFINRLMWQAQLKGTKRWYLHPPPECESMCKPLSFYVEPGDAVLVDTRVWYHGTTIKPGEFSLSVQSEYG, encoded by the exons ATGTATACCGATAAAATATGTGTCAAGGAAACTGATCAACTAAAAACATCCATCCACAATCTAAATAAATTTTACATTGAATCTGGATGTCTCTTAAAAGACTTGGAACAGTCTTTCAAAATAGCATACAAAAgtatatttcttattatttttgttagtGCAACAGTATTGAGTATCCTTTTGAATGGAGAATATTGCATATTagctttaaattatatttttgggGTAAGATGTCTATTACCTAATAATTACTTTATCTGGGAAGCTACCAGGCCTATATCCAAttgtaacttttgtttaaatGTAACAGAACCTATCATATTGCCAAATGTCAGTAGAGAGACGTTTTTGCCATATAATTATGGTTCGAAACCTGTTGTGATAAAAGAGGCCTTTCTTCATTGGCCTGCCATGCACGTTTTTTCTTTAGAATATTTTCAAAAACTGTACAATAATATAGAAGGCTCAATCAGGAGTGTGAACGAGGAGTGTCAATTCCTACATTTTAAATCTGATTTCATATCTGTTAAAGATGTATTCTTAATGAGTGAAGAAAGATCTAGAAATGAACCTACTGAGAAGTCGTGGTATGTTGGCTG GGGTAACTGCCACCCAACTATTCTCGAGGAGATGAGAAAACACTATCCAAAGCCTCACTTTTTACCAGAAGATAGTGAAATACCTTCAAAAGAATACATCTTTATGGGATATGATGATGGTGCTACACTACAT CTTGACTTTATAAACCGTTTAATGTGGCAAGCTCAATTAAAAGGAACAAAACGTTGGTATCTACATCCGCCTCCAGAATGCGAAAGCATGTGTAAGCCTTTGTCATTTTATGTAGAACCAGGTGATGCAG TACTAGTAGATACCAGAGTTTGGTACCACGGAACCACCATAAAGCCTGGAGAATTTAGTCTTTCTGTACAATCTGAATATGGATAA